GTGATTTCGCGCGAGCAACTGGAGCAGCGCGGCGACAGCAACCTCAACGATGCGATCAGCCGGGCGGGTGCGATCAGTGCGATGCCGCACCCCGGCAATGGCCTGAGTGCGCTGTCCAGCCGCGGCTTCACCGACGGTGCTTCGGTGATGCGGCTGTACGACGGGCTGCGCCAGTACGGTGGCGTGGGCATCACGTTCCCGTTCGATACCTGGTCGATCGAGCGCGTCGAAGTGCTGCGCGGGCCGGCGTCGGTCATCCATGGCGACGGTGCGATCGGCGGCGTGATCAACATCGTGCCGAAGAAGCCCTCGCGCGGTGCCATCGAAAACGAGATCAGCGTAACCGTGGGCAGCGAGGACACCGCGCGGCTGGGCTTCGGCAGTGGTGGCGCGCTGACGCCCGAGCTGGCCTACCGGCTGGATGTGAGTGGCAACTACAGCGGTGGCTGGGTCGACCGCGGGCGCAACAGTGACGCGACATTCTCCGGTGCGTTGCTGTGGCAGCCGCGCGCGGACCTGCAGCTGACGCTCACCCATGCGCAGGGCTACCAGCAGCCGATGCGCTACTTCGGTACGCCGCTGGTCGAGGGCCGCCAGCTGGAGGCGCTGCGCCACCGCAACTACAACGTGGATGACAGCGAGATCCGCTATCGCGACCGCTGGACCCAGCTCGATGCGCTGTGGACGCCGACCGCGAATGTCGAATGGCGCACGCGCCTCTACCAGATCGATAGCCAGCGCGATTGGCGCAATGCCGAGGCCTATGTCTACAACCGTGCCACCGGTTTGATCGATCGTTCAGGCAATACCGAGATCACCCACAACCAGGACCAGACCGGACTGACTTCGACGCTGCGCGTGCAGGGAACCGCAGGTGGCCTGCAGAACAGCTTCGCGGTGGGCCTGGACGCCAACCGCGCGCACTTCAAGCACACCAACAACACCTATGCCGGCAGCTCGGGCCCGGTCGATCCGTTCGATCCGGTGCCGGGGCAGTTCGCCAGCGACGCGCCGAACCTGCCGCGCTACCGCAACCGCGCCGAACAGCACGCGTTGTTCGTGGAAGACCGGCTGGCGCTGAGCGAGCGCTGGTCGGTGCTGGGTGGCCTGCGCCACGACCGCGCGCGCATTGATCGCACCGATCTGATCAGCGGCCAGAATGCGTTCTCGAAGACCTACAGCAGCACCGGCTGGCGTGCAGGCACGGTATTCGCGCTGCAGCCGACGCTGAGCCTGTATGCGCAGTACTCGCAGGCGGCGGACCCGGTCAGTGGCCTGTTGATGATCAGCCCGGCCAACGGTGCCTTCGACCTGGCCAAGGGCCGGCAGATAGAAGTGGGTATGAAGCAGGCCTTCGATGGTGGCGAGTGGACGCTGGCGGCGTATCGCATCCGCAAGACCGGGCTGCTCAGCCGCGACCCGCTGGTGCCGGATCGCCGCGTGCAGGTGGGCGCGCAGACCTCGCGCGGTATCGAGGCGTCGC
This portion of the Stenotrophomonas sp. WZN-1 genome encodes:
- a CDS encoding TonB-dependent receptor, which gives rise to MKTNPSSARLRRATLPVLCALLLHTAPLLAADAAPPTTLDTVRVVDTRSGELSSTANAGSALGLSVLQAPASLTVISREQLEQRGDSNLNDAISRAGAISAMPHPGNGLSALSSRGFTDGASVMRLYDGLRQYGGVGITFPFDTWSIERVEVLRGPASVIHGDGAIGGVINIVPKKPSRGAIENEISVTVGSEDTARLGFGSGGALTPELAYRLDVSGNYSGGWVDRGRNSDATFSGALLWQPRADLQLTLTHAQGYQQPMRYFGTPLVEGRQLEALRHRNYNVDDSEIRYRDRWTQLDALWTPTANVEWRTRLYQIDSQRDWRNAEAYVYNRATGLIDRSGNTEITHNQDQTGLTSTLRVQGTAGGLQNSFAVGLDANRAHFKHTNNTYAGSSGPVDPFDPVPGQFASDAPNLPRYRNRAEQHALFVEDRLALSERWSVLGGLRHDRARIDRTDLISGQNAFSKTYSSTGWRAGTVFALQPTLSLYAQYSQAADPVSGLLMISPANGAFDLAKGRQIEVGMKQAFDGGEWTLAAYRIRKTGLLSRDPLVPDRRVQVGAQTSRGIEASLNWNVAPHWTLDANATVLKAEFEDFLETAGSPPMLVSRDGNVPPNVAERLANVWLSWQFAPDWSAAGGVRYVGKRYADNANTLELPSYSTTDLALTWQAAPRTRLSARLFNVFDKAYYATAYYTSTQWLLGADRRVEFTVDHRF